In the genome of Yersinia enterocolitica, the window CTGATTATGAGCCAGATGAATAACACGCAACCGCGAGTCCTCAGCCAACAGGCCATCCAGCACTTGTGCAGTATCATCACTGGAGCCATCGTTAATGGCGATCACTTCAATATTGGTGTAAGTCTGTGCCAATGCCGCGTGAATGGTTTCCCGCGCATTCTCTCCCTCATTAAAACAAGGGATTAAAATAGACACTAACGGATTACCTTTTAGCTCCGGTGCGGGAACATCATCGCCCCACGGCCAGTGTCTTTCTCGGCGTAGCCAAAAATAGACACCACCGGTTATCCAAATACCGGACATAAAGAGCGGATAGAAGAAAACAAAATTCAGCAACACATCACCAGTAAAGAGCAGGATCATACCCGCAGGTATACTCAGTACTAGGCATAGGATGAGTAACGCAATAATTCTATCGATCATATAAAGGGTACCAGGCAGAAGATAGCACAGGGCGGACATCTTTTAGCGGTGGTTCGCCAGTGATAAAGTTATCCGGATAGTAACCAAAATTTTGCGCGCCATTTAACTGCAACTGGCGCATCCATCCCGCCAGTATCGGGCCGCTGATGGCATTGCTGCCCTCAGGCTTGGTCCAGTCCTTCGATTGCAGTTCAAATACGGTTTTATTCAGGGCCCCAGGGCGCTCTGCAACTTTATTAACTAATTGCGATAGCCACTCATTAGACTCTGATAACGGCACCTTCTCCATTAGCGGCATTGCCATCGGGGCAACCCAATCATAGTTAGCCAGGAAATCATCAAGATTCTGCGCAAACCATGCTTCACTTTCCGGTTCTAAGATCGGCATAGCAAATATATTACGGGCAGATTTTACTTGTGGACCACGGATATCACGCACCTGACGTGTTAACTCATTAGTAAAATCAACCAGATATTTACTCTTATATCGCGTCCAGCGGGCCATGGTTTCCGGGTCTTGGCGTATGGTAGCAATTGAACCTGGGAAACCGGCTTTCTCATATGCACGGATAGCATCCGGCGATGCATCTTCAAAATCAGACATTACCGCGTCGTCATGATAGAGAATCCCGTCAATCGGTGCGCTATAGGCCATATCGCGATAAATATCGATGATGCGCTGTCTGACTTCCGGGTTAAATGGCGATAGGCGACGATATTGATCCGGATCGATACTGGTTTTCCCTGTTTTTGGGTCAATACGCTTAATCCGTGGTAACGACGGGTCCATCTCAAATGCCAACACCGGCATCCAGGCATAAACATCCACATCAGGGCGTGATGCTAGTTGCCAGGCAACGCGGTTAAACAAGTTCTGGCGCATTGGTATCCAACGGTTAGGGAAGTATACCTGACGAATATTGCCATCCCCTTTCGGATCAGAAAATGCTTGCAGGAACACCGTGGTGACGCGTAAATCAGAAATCCGTTGTACCAGTTTGTCGAGATTTTCCTTTTCCTGTACCGGGTCTGGATCGTAGAGATAATCCAAGTCAACATGCGCCACCCGCATGATGTCTTTTTCCTGCACAGAGGTAACCAACTGGGCAAAGTCTTTCAACGACGGATTATTACTGATCAAGATACGCGGTATATTCATCAGATCATTGACGTTACCAATACCGGGCTCCAGTGTCATAGCCATCTGGTAACCGTGTTGGCGTAAGATATTTAACACGGTTCCATTGGCTGCACCGTATGGCCAAACCCAGACTCTCGGTTGCTTGCCCGTTGCCTGAATAAGACGCTGAGTTATCAAGGTAACCTCTTTTTCCATCCGCTGCTTGAAAGCCGCTTCAGTTTCATATTTTTTCGTTTTAGGGTCATAAATCAAGTTGGCTGCTGCCGGTTCGGTATTCCCCTGCGGGTTTGCTATCACGCCGTAATGGGAAGCGTAAGTATGTGCACCGATTTCAATCAGTTTTGATTTAGCCATTTCGCTGATCTGTTTCCAGGTAAGAAAACGATCGCGATCAGTACTTAAACCACCGAAATCCACCTTCTTATTCGGTGGCGTATCGATCCAAGTCCCCACTGGAGCCAGTACTGCACTCAAATTATTGGCTTCTAACAATGGGTAAACACGGTTATAAAAACTACTGTACCCATCGTCAAAGGTCAGTAAAATGGCTTTATTAGGCAGCGGTGCGCCACCATTACGGGCCGCTAAAATCTGATCAACAGACACCACGTTGTAACGATTATCCTTTAGCCAGGCCAATTGTTCACTTAATGCGCTGCTTCTTACTGACAGATAGCGTTGGTCTGCGGATTCATCTTCAACGTCGTGATAAGCAATAACCACAAAGGTATTTTTTTGCCACGGCCTTTCACTTAGCGGCAATGCCCGCTCAGCGGGTGGAACGAATACCGGTTTCTCTGCATAACACACCGAGGCCAGCACCGTTATCATTCCTACTACAAGTATTCGTATAAAAAATAGTATCTTCGCCATGGCGCTGATCCCTTAGAAACGGTAATTCAAATCGAAAGCGAGCGAGAGATCGTGCTCACGGACACCATCATAGGGGCGCTTATCGTAGGTCACTGCTATCCCAGTATCCACGACATCATTCCATTGAATGCGTTGCCCATAACCTGCCGTGGTTACCAGACCATTACCGAAGTTTTTCTCCCAATAACCGCCAACACCGAGCTGAATTTGTTGGCTCCAGACGGTTTTATAGTGGCGATACATAATGTGGTTTAGGGTAATGGCAGGGACGTAAGTGAAATCACTTTTCGGGTTATAGTAAATCACATCCTCTTTGGTGTTATGGCTCGACGCTAACCCTAAGCTAAGATCTGCCGTCAGGTAAGGGCCCGTCCAGACACGCTGGCGTCCGTTGAACTCGTATTCCCAACGGTTGTTGCCGTCAGAGAAACGTGACGGTGTCACGCTAATTTCAGCATCACGCCGATCATCTGCTTTCCAGAACACATATGCTGACGCACTGTTAGCGGATATATTATTTTTTAATGCCCGCAATGGGGTATCTTTGGCCAGTCTCTCAACCTGCCCGCCAACGCGCCAGTGATCATTAAAATCGTACCAAGTCGATAACCGAGCACCGGTTTTGTTACCAAAACCGTAATTCTGATTATTCACTTCAGCCTCAACCCAATGGTCACGGGATGTCCACTCGCCCCCTAGCCGTGTCGCACGATTAATGCCTTTTCCTTCTTCAAATTGCGCATTGTCGTAGCTGCCACCACCGAATACCCGCCAGTTTTCAGCTATCGGGGGGCTATACAGCAAGGTTTCAACGCCAAAATCCTTGTTACCACTGATTGGGCTGTTGGAAGAAATAGTTCGATTCCCGGTTACACGCAATTCATACATGTTATGCACTTTGCGCTGACGATCGAGCTCCTGAGAGGGAACATCTTCAGGAGAACGGGTAATCACATCATCAGTGAGTAACTCCATCTGATGCCATTCCTGCAAATCCATCGCAGTTTCAGCTTGTGCACGTTCCAGAATAAGACTGCGTGGCGCCAATGACTCTACTGCTTTCAATTCTTGTTCAGATTTACGTGGTAAATCTTTTGCCAAATAGATACCGGCCAGAGCAATACGTAAATTCTGGTTAGCAGGAGCAGTA includes:
- the pgaB gene encoding poly-beta-1,6-N-acetyl-D-glucosamine N-deacetylase PgaB (in Yersinia this protein is involved in biofilm formation and hemin adsorption; related protein PgaB in Escherichia coli is an outer membrane N-deacetylase involved in poly-beta-1,6-N-acetyl-D-glucosamine (PGA) export), producing MAKILFFIRILVVGMITVLASVCYAEKPVFVPPAERALPLSERPWQKNTFVVIAYHDVEDESADQRYLSVRSSALSEQLAWLKDNRYNVVSVDQILAARNGGAPLPNKAILLTFDDGYSSFYNRVYPLLEANNLSAVLAPVGTWIDTPPNKKVDFGGLSTDRDRFLTWKQISEMAKSKLIEIGAHTYASHYGVIANPQGNTEPAAANLIYDPKTKKYETEAAFKQRMEKEVTLITQRLIQATGKQPRVWVWPYGAANGTVLNILRQHGYQMAMTLEPGIGNVNDLMNIPRILISNNPSLKDFAQLVTSVQEKDIMRVAHVDLDYLYDPDPVQEKENLDKLVQRISDLRVTTVFLQAFSDPKGDGNIRQVYFPNRWIPMRQNLFNRVAWQLASRPDVDVYAWMPVLAFEMDPSLPRIKRIDPKTGKTSIDPDQYRRLSPFNPEVRQRIIDIYRDMAYSAPIDGILYHDDAVMSDFEDASPDAIRAYEKAGFPGSIATIRQDPETMARWTRYKSKYLVDFTNELTRQVRDIRGPQVKSARNIFAMPILEPESEAWFAQNLDDFLANYDWVAPMAMPLMEKVPLSESNEWLSQLVNKVAERPGALNKTVFELQSKDWTKPEGSNAISGPILAGWMRQLQLNGAQNFGYYPDNFITGEPPLKDVRPVLSSAWYPLYDR